Below is a genomic region from Helianthus annuus cultivar XRQ/B chromosome 2, HanXRQr2.0-SUNRISE, whole genome shotgun sequence.
ttatagctatggtcacctaatgtgtttggtcggatcctaatgatcgaccaaatgggtcgggtttgaaagtataagcgatggttgtcacacccccaaaatccacctgcggagtatcaccgcttgggagcgtgactgaccaggatcaagccaccaatcatacagaacattgtataaaataaaagtaaatgcaatatagtccaacccatttccatatgaaaggtgtttccaaaacataagtaagttgtcattgtttagcggaagcgtattattgtaaaacccatagcaattaagtatcaaatatcaaaagtgttcaataagatgatcaagatccaagccccacaacgaccagctcctccgtgtgcaagctccaatatgtacctaaggtcctgcaaggcatgcagcagataatcaacaaactagttgagcgagttcacagttaatagtttagtttgggtaatagtgcgtttgttcaataaagtatcatatcgtatcagttccatcgcggcctcacaggcatgtgtgcgaagattaggttcgttagttcgcgaccgtagtctttaccgaccagggtgtgtgcgaaggcaatttatcagttcgttcgcgaccatagtccttaccgaccagggtgtgtgcgaaggcagttgagtagttcgtaagcatcaacagtttagtcgttcgttacagtatcaaagtatgcacaagtaatcatccaacccattcccaccctgggaacccatgccttggctgtgtgaactcaccttggtttgctcggtatgctaggttatgcactcacaagaatttaatcacgtcctattgtatgcatgtataacaaatcagttcatgttcacaatgattcgcatgcaatttaatgttcacataacagtcagtttgcatatccgaacaacacgtattacttcacattaaatcattcaaagtatgcttATAACCACATATCTTTCGGTATATAAGTTATCACAGTTGTCTTTCGGATCAATTGCTATGTTTCGAACcatatgtcatctttcgaccaacctatctttcggttacaactatgtttcgactaactattatctttcggcatacactactatggttcggtaaaGTCATCCTTCGGTCAACAGCCATGATTCGAAGGACAAGCATCCTTCGGTCACAGCTATGGTTCGAGCAGcagatatctttcggttacaatcagttacgtgtttcctaaattttctgaatttgttacattgtttccaaacataaccattatcaatcaacacaatttcagtattcaattacctcagaatcaaatcaaacggggagtttcatattaagtctcatgaaccctaacttaaccacatgaacaataatatcaccaccgaaccggccctaaatcattaccatgcgattctattaaaacaacatcaaagcctcaagtatagacaaccaatcatactagcagaaccgttcggatgcatcacatacgtaatcgattaaacaggttagcatcatacaaacaatccggttAACATACGCATCCGATTATCAACTAAATCTGATCAACATACCTATTCAATTAGCATACGTATTCGGTTaatatacaaacaacatattgcaaaacAATCGATAAATCATGAAGTTATGCATACTCGAAGCATCATCTATTAGCATAATAATCATCgcatactaaccggaaatctggattacggaatggaaatccttcgaacagaggataggtttgctatgccgtcacacacacacgcaagggaactagggtttttcagaaaataaccgtctgtttacatgcattcacgtatataaacatattacaggaatgggccaagcccatcagaatgGCTGGGCCGAAACatgtcgaaagatatgtttcgtgttcgaaggatgaagtctttggccgaatgatatgtttcgggAACCTTTAATTCGAAGGTTGATCCTTCGGATTGAAAGTcatctttcgtggtccttcgagtctttcgaactgtgtgccattttcgagtgatctagactaagtgttcttcataatagttataatattattttccatttcagcaagtaatcacatatacgcAAAATGACAGTAcgcttcattaaaacacaacgtgtacaattacaagttcacaatccaaacaactaaacagtcaaagtcaacgcgcatttaatgcgaaagtgaaagtcagaaactcgagttgtcacattatccccaacttaaaagaaatttcgtcccgaaatttggtacgcactcactgaggaagctaggtaagttacatcgttcactggttttcctggggtgtcacaatggtttagatcgcttaccttacgaccctatatatgcactaaactaaaagtgacgagctaagcatgttagaacatgcttaactaagtttagaaaataggattggcatcaaaacaaacggctttgatgctcacgagtagtttggttacaaaatacgcaagaatgcgcattttggccgaaactacgactcgtcactgagcctagataacgtggtaatcagtaggtatagtcgccatggactataaccatcgtgatcacgctcacgttatgaagttccaatggtgttgagccttgcacgtgcaAAGTAATAGTAGGCAAAGtaataacgaatagtaggcaaGGTAATCTaggcataccacgagcaaagttctatgtaattctagcaagtaggcaaagtaaacatgaatagtagtacctatggtgttgagccttgcacgtggagcgaagcgtcgttgtggatcgttgagcactgtactggttatagtctggttttaataaaaacgttttccccatattaaagccaagttctctataaccaatggctctgataccaatctgtcacacccgcaaaatccacccgcggagtatcaccgcttgggagcgtgactgaccaggatcaagccaccaatcatattgaacatgtaagtaataagtaaaagtaaatgtaattcaacccaaaccaatatgaaaggtgttgaagacataagtgcaatatcaatgtttagcggaagcataaaaataaacccaacataagtatgaatatgtaatgtcaaaatgtttaatcaaagcattcacgatccttgtccacgaTGACcccgcctcccagtgcaagctccatgtatacctaacgacctgcaaggcatgtaacagagagtcaacaactagttgagcgagttcacagtgggttgtttagtaatagtgttcatttcgtaaaacgtttgcttgtttagtaacccatatatcgtttataattacatcgcggccctccaggcatgtttgcgaagattagtgggggtttcccatgtattgtagactagttttatttgtatcgcggccctccaggcatgtgtgcgaagtttagtatcagtatcgcggccattccaggcatgtgtgcgaagatcagtatcagtatcgcgaccattacaggcatgtgtgcgaagggTAGTGGGGGCTTctccatgtatcactagtctagcagtatctataagtgacctttcccaaccgaggtcagtaACTCATAATTCCCAATCACAACGTaagtacagataatcatccaatcccattccctaccccgggaatcccatgccttggtaagagtgtgaactcacctgagattgctcggtatgattagttACTCGTTTACAGTCGGTCAACCAAATCATAATATGGTTGTCGATAATGGTCAGTTTCGTAGCACATACTCGTTGCACATATTACACTACTGATGTATCAAGAATACACATAGCACGGTTCCTCATCTTGTTCCCAGTTCGAGTGATAGACTGGGTTGGAAAACTGTGGAAGGTAAAATTGTGCATTTTAGTTCCTGGGAAGCATGGAACAATCTTAGGTTAAGAGATAACAAGGTGGTTTGGGCGAACATGGTGTGGTATGGCCAATGCATTCCAAGACACGCTTTCCTCCTTTGGTTAGTTCTAAAAAATAAACTCAAGACGCAGGATAGACTGGCGGTTTGGGAAGCTGGGAGTGAGACAAATTTAAGACTTATGTGCTGCCCTCTTTGCAACTATGGACCGGACTCGAGGGATCATTTGTTCTTTCAATGCTCTTTTTCGGCTAAAGTTTGGAATATTGTCAAGACGAGAACGGATCTGAAATATGTTGATGACCATTGGAGCTCTATTGTGGGATGGATAGAACATAATACGAGTTCAAAGACGCTGGCTCACATTGTTAGTAAGCTTGTTCTTGCGGCTGCTACATACTTCATATGGAAAGAAAGGAACAATCGGTTGTTTTCTAATATACGCAATAAGGAAGAGATGGTGGCTCAATCTATTTTTGATACGGTTCGACTTCGTATTATGGGGTTCAAGATCGGTCGGGACGTGCATAGCAGGAAGCTTTTGGAAGTGTGGGAAATAAAGGAGGACGATCCGGGCTAAGGGCGACGTTTAGTTTAGCAAGTGTCTTGTAGTTTTTGTGTTATGGTTCGGGTTGTGTTTGGTTTTGGCTGTGTGTTTTTGGTTTATAGTTTGTGTTTGCCTAGGCTTGGCCTGTCAAGCCTAGTTAGTGTGTGTCGAACGCTTTGTCACACCCTGTTCTTTGATtctttataaaattcaccggggtaaccctttacccaaaaaaaagaaTACACATAGCACCTACTCAAAACAATTAATTATGTACATAACAGTTTGTTACCATCACATAGTATGCACAAACAACGCATAACATCACATAAGATACTACCTTCAGTCTAACCATGCAAGTTCATATTCACTTCATGTTCCATCTAGCAACTTAAGGGTGCACAACCCAAATCAATTTAAGGCCCAAGGTGATTTGTGCGACCGAGCCTCTAATGTGTGACCGTATATAAACATGGAGTTCACATAATACACAAATAACATTCATATTTACATAAGTGTGCGATATAGTATACTCCGTTCTATAACCTGGCCCAAACATACCGTGTGCGGCCCAACATCTAATAGACTAATTTAAATGTGTGTGTTAAACAATTTTGTGCAGCCCAAACCCCCATTCCTGATTCGTGAATGAACAACATAAACCCAACATAACATCATCATTATCATATTATGGTCGGTTCAATAACAAACAAAAGCATTTTCATTCTTTCAATACTAAAAGGAATCTGACATACAATTAATGTTAACAATCAGCCCACATTCTCACCTCAATAGTTAATCATTACAATCCATGACAAATCACATGCAAAACTCTGAATTTATATCAGACCAATCAAAGCAAGTCATCGGTTATGAATTAATGAGGAGAGCCTAATTCCCATTTTTGAGAGCACTAGTTGTCATCATATCAAAGATATATATGCATTAGTTAGTGGCACACATAATAACCATcacatgttgtcacacccccaaaatccacctgcggagtatcaccgcttgggagcgtgactgaccaggaccaagccaccaatcatatcgaacatgtaagtaatatcaaatataataaatgcaaaccaatcattcaatatgataggtgttcaaaacataatcatcgtttataagtatagcggaagcataagtacgaaagcccaaatgtgtaacataagttcaataagttcgaaacataatccatgctccacaacgacctgctcctccctgtgcaagctccataaatatctaacgacctgcaaggcatgtaacagaggatcaacaaactagttgagcgagttcacagttaactgTTCAGTAATAGTTTGGTGTGAGTagaagtatgttcgttcgttttgtcgtgtatcgtatcagtttccatcgcggcctcccaggcaggtatgcgaagatattaggggggatgttcatcccgtgtattctagactaggtttatctgtatcgcggcctacccggcaggtgtgcgaagattagtaagttacagttcgcggccttccaaaggcaggtgtgcgaagtcagtcataatatcacggccaacccttggcaggtgtgcgaagatcagttcaataagtgttactagtctagcagtagttctaacagtggagtatgtaccatagttcatcccataacatcactacgttccattatagacaagtaccagtaaataaacaaatcccattcccaccctgggaaccccatgccttggctgtgtgaactcaccttggtttgctcggtatgttattgcttctagagttaGTTAAATGTATAGGTCcgctacacacgacctaggatgcatTGCACGTGATTCAATGTAAATGTTACATTCAAATAGGGTTTACATGTTACTTGTGTCTAAACAGTTGTGATCTGTGTGAGGGTTGTGTACAGGATGAGATGATAAGAATTGTTCGCACATATAAGATCATGTAGTACCATTCACTAGCATATAGTCACATATAGTACATGCAGTAAGCTTTAACTGTTTGTTCTCAAGTTACACGTTACTTATAAAGTTCAGACAACATTATTCTAATCgtgtgttcatcatcatcaaattcgtTATTGATTATTGGCAGTTTATTACAATCGTTTACTGCATGCATATCATGAAATCGTAtttctatatgtatatatatcatTCAGTATTCGATCATCAGAACAATCACACAACATCAGACAATTACacatcagacaagtgtgggggggggggggtttcccctgtttaaaacTCAGGTAGCATAAGGGGGTTTCAAAAACTTGAACAACACATCTTACACATAAGAATTTCGGACCACAAGGGGTTTTAAACTCGGGTAGGGGTGTGGGGTGTTATAGCTCGGACAAGATGATCATCAcactaaactcggaccacaaATGAATTTAAAGTCGGACCAAGATACATTCTataataaactcggtccacaacattaaactcggacccatgtaccttcattaaactcggacctaatCAATTCCATTAACCTCGGACATGGGAAGTGAATTAACTCGGACAACATGAGGGGGGGTTAAACTCGGATATGATCAAttaaattaaactcggacccaagttcattattaaactcggacctccaTTTAACATTGTTAAACTCGGACCTTAAGTCCACTGATTAAACTCGGACTACCAAAGCCCAAACAATGTCGGACATCaactatatattatttttttttttataacaaactcggactagggttgagaataaactcggaccatgtggtTTCTCAAACTCGGGCATGTGGTTGGATCATTAACCTCGGGTAATATGTGtcacaagaaactcggacatgggcATTCATATACAAACTCGGTCCATACATTCATCAAATAAACTCAGACAATGTTCGctttataaaactcagacatgtTCAAAAGTCGGGCAAGATTTCATGATTAAAACTCAGGCAACTAGCAAACACAATTGAAACAGTTACGTTCTATCATtccatcagttacgttttcatttCTCTTGATCGTGAAACCCTAATTATGAACATCATTCATCCAATTCATTCAACAGTTATATCATACCAAGCATCTTGACATAAGCATACGATTACACCACAAATCAATATTATTTCACAATATTCATGATTCAATCAACATCCACAGAACTATCATatatggagaactagggtttttaacatgaatcacataatcaaggatcaataacactcaaacaatcacaaacaatgattaaacaattaccttgattcgattctagatggattggcaatcaaacttgatgcaaagaacttgtgaatccaagaatgatgagaaggtgttgtagagaggattagaggaggtgaaagtacgtgttttggtttcttgtgatgattagggaatgattagtgaaagagattagggttttaagttgttaaagtttcactattcgcacaaaacaccctaaggaattatctatcacatatttcatgcacaagatatacaatttacagtttcaccaccacctttaagtatttgacaaatcattcaCCAGcaatacataaccatgcatacTCACACAATACAATTCATCGTATTTAAAACGCATACAATTTCGTAGCAATTTATTTGTGCAATCAATCAACTaagcaatacaagaacgtgcaataaatgcgaaacagaaatcttggaaattcgagttgtcacattatccccaacttaaaagaaatttcgtcccgaaatttggtacgcactcactgaggaagctaggtaagttatatcgttttactggttttcctggggtgtcacatcatccccccgttgatttggaatttcgtcccgaaattcagtagtagtagcttcagcctcagtagtggttgcattggtttcgaataactggggtacttttctgtcatctgatcttcgcgttcccaggtgtactctgggccacgtcgggagttccaacgaactcgaacaagagggattctcttgtgtttgaggaccttacatcccggtccgtgatttcaactggctcctcgacggactgcaaccgctcgtcgatagtgagttccttaaaaggaattgtgagggtctcatctgacagacacttcttcagattcgacacgtggaatacgttgtgaactgcaccgagttcagctggtaggttcagtctgtaggctactgggcctattctttccgtgatttcgaacggtccaacataccgtggattgagtttgcctcgattaccaaatcgaaccacacccttccagggtgagacttctaataacacccggtccccgacctgaaattccaacggcttgctacgcttgaccgcgtagcttttctgacggccgcgtgctgccgccatgcgttgtcgtatctgtgcaatttgTTCAGTAACGTCAGCTACCATTTCTAGTcctgtaatctaactatccctcacctctgcccaaccgagaggtgaccggcatttacgtccgtacaatgcctcgaatggaacGTCTTTTCccaagggagatgcttttcccagccgttgccgaaatca
It encodes:
- the LOC110889892 gene encoding uncharacterized protein LOC110889892, which encodes MVWYGQCIPRHAFLLWLVLKNKLKTQDRLAVWEAGSETNLRLMCCPLCNYGPDSRDHLFFQCSFSAKVWNIVKTRTDLKYVDDHWSSIVGWIEHNTSSKTLAHIVSKLVLAAATYFIWKERNNRLFSNIRNKEEMVAQSIFDTVRLRIMGFKIGRDVHSRKLLEVWEIKEDDPG